One window from the genome of Salvia miltiorrhiza cultivar Shanhuang (shh) chromosome 7, IMPLAD_Smil_shh, whole genome shotgun sequence encodes:
- the LOC130993628 gene encoding protein trichome birefringence-like 2 produces MVSFFSTLSSMDLKKMAFSDQVLSSQRRKVVSPCSFGIVLFFIVLSALLFSVSSKGPFLQGLYNLGSRGNTSFVSWHNTTNSSVTPNLQFPLNETLDANVTASGKGADSVKSGGGEEGFETAPAGNQSVKFEDVSFILEGSVGLERGARNGSQPVGNAILVDDSGGRRESGALRVGDSVGNVKNESVSLKEDGELGEGDASEVSTAKSVEDEQSSCGSGVESLEGGHVGNCSSNGGLRHEGVNAPAPAPAPAASDRSYKNCDIFNGRWVRDNAEPYYPPGSCPYIDRDFDCHLNGRPDSEYIKWRWQPYDCDIPRFNVIDFLERLRGKKLVFVGDSLNRNMWESLVCILRHGVADKSRVYEISGKHEFKKKGFYAFRFEDYNCSVDFVSSPFLVKESSFNGKNGSVETLRLDLMDATTSMYHDADVLIFNTGHWWTHEKTSRGEGYYQEGDYVHPRLKVLEAFKRALATWARWVDKNIDPNKTEVVFRGYSVTHFRGGPWNAGGQCNNETEPIMKDAYLAKYPAKMRILEHVLKDAKTPVAYLNISRLTDYRKDGHPSVYRPDYEAAQRQVHAQDCSHWCLPGVPDTWNQLLYVSLLNTGKGSWGPSF; encoded by the exons ATGGTGAGTTTTTTTTCTACTCTATCATCTATGGATTTGAAAAAGATGGCATTTTCAGATCAGGTATTATCATCTCAGAGGAGGAAGGTAGTTTCGCCCTGTAGCTTTGGCATCGTGTTGTTCTTCATCGTTTTGAGCGCATTACTATTTAGTGTTTCATCCAAAGGCCCTTTTCTTCAAGGGCTGTACAATCTTGGCTCACGCGGTAATACTTCTTTTGTTTCTTGGCATAATACTACTAATTCTAGTGTTACTCCGAATTTGCAATTTCCTTTGAATGAAACCCTTGATGCAAATGTTACTGCGAGTGGTAAGGGGGCGGATTCTGTGAAATCTGGAGGTGGGGAGGAGGGTTTTGAGACCGCCCCTGCGGGTAATCAGTCGGTGAAGTTCGAAGATGTGAGCTTTATTCTTGAAGGAAGTGTTGGATTGGAGAGAGGTGCGAGAAACGGGTCACAGCCTGTTGGGAATGCAATCTTGGTGGATGATAGTGGGGGAAGAAGGGAATCGGGGGCGCTCCGTGTTGGGGATTCCGTTGGTAATGTGAAGAATGAGAGTGTTAGTTTGAAAGAAGATGGTGAGTTGGGAGAGGGAGATGCGAGTGAGGTTTCCACTGCTAAGTCTGTTGAGGATGAACAGAGCTCGTGTGGGTCGGGGGTTGAATCTTTGGAAGGCGGCCATGTTGGTAATTGTTCGAGTAATGGTGGTTTAAGGCATGAAGGAGTGAATGCACCTGCACCTGCACCTGCACCTGCTGCAAGTGATAGATCCTACAAGAACTGTGACAtcttcaatggtagatgggtgAGGGATAATGCAGAGCCATATTATCCTCCCGGTTCCTGTCCTTATATCGATAGGGACTTCGATTGCCACCTTAATGGGAGACCTGATAGTGAGTATATTAAGTGGAGATGGCAGCCATATGACTGTGACATCCCCAG GTTCAATGTGATTGATTTTCTTGAGAGACTTAGAGGGAAAAAGCTAGTATTTGTTGGCGATTCTTTGAATAGGAACATGTGGGAATCTCTTGTTTGCATTCTCCGCCATGGGGTTGCAGACAAAAGCCGAGTATACGAGATATCTGGGAAGCACGAATTTAAAAAGAAGGGGTTTTATGCTTTCAGATTTGAG GACTACAACTGCTCTGTAGACTTTGTTAGTTCTCCTTTCCTTGTAAAGGAATCATCCTTCAATGGAAAAAATGGTTCTGTTGAGACATTGAGACTGGATTTGATGGATGCTACGACTTCAATGTATCACGATGCAGACGTGCTTATTTTCAATACCGGCCACTGGTGGACTCACGAGAAAACCTCACGCGG AGAAGGCTATTACCAGGAAGGTGATTATGTGCACCCGAGGCTTAAAGTTCTGGAAGCATTCAAGAGGGCGCTCGCCACTTGGGCTCGATGGGTCGATAAGAATATTGATCCTAACAAAACTGAAGTTGTTTTCAGGGGATATTCGGTCACGCATTTTAG GGGTGGACCATGGAACGCAGGAGGTCAGTGCAATAACGAAACGGAGCCGATAATGAAGGATGCTTATTTAGCGAAATATCCTGCGAAAATGAGGATTCTAGAACACGTGCTCAAGGATGCGAAAACCCCGGTTGCATATCTCAACATAAGCCGATTGACGGATTATAGAAAGGATGGGCACCCGTCGGTGTACAGGCCCGACTATGAGGCAGCGCAGCGACAAGTCCATGCGCAAGATTGCAGCCACTGGTGCTTGCCCGGAGTGCCTGATACGTGGAACCAGTTGCTTTATGTCTCGCTGT